One Bombilactobacillus folatiphilus genomic window, GCGCTTGTTCAGAACTGACATTGGGAATCCGCACCAACGCTTCGACCAAAAATTCCAGCCCAGTATTGGACTTGCCCATCGTGACATGAACATGGACGCTCGCCTGATGCTCTAGCCCCTGCTCTGCTTCAATCGCCTGCAAAGTCGCGTTCAAACATGTACTTAACGCCAAACCTAATAATTGCTCCGGATTAGTGCCGGGAACATCCATTTTCCGAGGATCGCTGACCGCCACACTAATCCCATGCGGCACATAAGCATAACCTTGCACCCCCGCTTGATTGTAAATATCCGTTTCATACATTTTGCGAAAAGTTGTTCTATCCATCGCCAATTGACTCCATCTTTTTTATATTTGTGATCGTTTTCAAAAAAATTATATCATGTATATCAAAAATAACCTACCGGATAATAAAATCCAGTAGGTTATCCCCTCATAACGAATTGCTGTACGTCCACGTCATGGTGCCACTGTAATTGCCCAGCGGTTTGTCATTAGAATTCAAACGAAAATGTTTATCCGACACATAGCTTGTCAAATCACTAATCCCTTGCGTGGTGAGACCGTCCGTCGTTAAATTGCTGGAAGTCCCATCAATTGATTGATATAAACCAACATCATTGGGTCGGTATTCAATCAGCGCGTTCCCTGAATCCGGCCGCAAGTAAGCGTAAGCGCTCGTGCGCAAATCTTGATTATACTTGACTTGCAGATAATACTGCTTACTGCTAGACGCCGAATAATGACTGAACTTCAATCGACCACTCGTCGTATTGTAAAACGGACTATCAAACACGCGCGGATTGCGTCCAAAATCAATGACATCAGGCACGCGGACAAAATAATCTAAATCCTTGCGTTGCAACGTTGTCGAAGCGGAAGTATTCGAAAGTGTCTGACCATTCATGGTCACATTGATGCCCACCGTATTATACGGCATCTTAGTCGCACTTTCGTGCTTAGCCCCCGGTTCGCCAGCCACAGGATCGGCTTTAGCTTGGGCATTATACGTTAAATCAAGCAAATCCCCGGGACTAAAATTGCCACTGGCCTTGGTGACCGTAATTTTGCCCGTGTTAGGATCGACCGTTGCCGAGGCCGCGGAACGATCACCATTTACCGTCACACTTGGTGCACTATTGCTAAAATCTAACCCCGCATTACGACTACTAAAAGTTACTGGCGATGTTAAGTTGTACATATTAGCTTCGTTTAATTGATATTGCATATGATATTGGAGAGTATCCCCCGGCACATACGTCGCCGAACTGGCATAATCACCGGTGTCTTTCGTGTTCTTCACGCCTAATGTCAATTTAGCGTCAAAAGCTTTAGAAATTGGAATCGTTAAGTCAGGAGCGTCGGCACTCACCGTCTGAGTCTGGCTAGTAGCATCTCTGTTGCTTCCAGAAAAACTCGTCTTCACCACCGCATCGCCTGCCGGTGCGTCGTCAGCTATTGTCACCGGAATATTGACTAAACCGGAAAAATTGTTATAACTGGTCGATGCTGAAGAAGAGACAATTTTCAACTGGCCGGTCGTCGCACTGTAACTAGCCGTTGCCGGCTTGCCAAAAACTTGAATCTGATTCAGATCTGCTTGTGTCACGGATAATCCTGCAGGCAAATTTACATAATAAGTATTAGGATTAAAAGAAAAATTAACATTCGGATCAGTCTGGTTAGCGATTTTGATTTGTAGATTCAACTTATCGCCCGGGTGATTAAACCGTTCCGATTGCGGATTATTGTAACTTTGAGTCAGGACTGGATGGGCCCGTCCAGCTACATCTAATTCAATTTCAACATTATGGCACTGCGTTTCTTGAGGAGCAATTTTTTGAACTGGCCACAACAAATCCATATTACCCAAATAAGAATAATCACGATCACCCAAAACAGTACCAGCAGGATAGTTGTCTGCTTCTTGACCAACTGCATCGCCAAAATTAGTCCCATGAAAATAACCATAACCATTAAAAGTATGATGATAGCCTACAGAATAACGATTTGGTCCATTAGCTACTTTAGTCCTAACAGTCACATTATTTCCACCCAACCTCGTGGTAAAACCCCGATTATCCCCTAATGCTTTGAATGAACCCGTCACGCCTCCTTGAAAAAGTTCTTTTCCCATAGAGGCACCATAGGAATAAGTTGACTGTGAAATGTTTTTAACGAATAATTGATAATTAACTCTAGAAGGTGAATTCTTGGATGGTGTAATCAAACTTTCAGTTAAAAATCCGTGATTCGGAATAACACCGTCAGAAATACTATCCTTCACTGAATAATTCAACCATTTTAAAGCCCTAATTTGTCCCATTCGATCTTTTACCACGTAATATTTCAACAAAGAATTGGGATTATCAATCGGTAAGTACTTATCATAGTCAGGCACCTGTAACAAATCGCCCTTAGCATTCCCATTATCGTCTATATAATGTAAAAAATATTGCATAGAAAAGTTTGAATCATTTCCTAACGTGTCAGAAAAAGCTAAATAATTCACATAAGACGTGGTCATTGGAGCCGGCCAAGGTGTCTCTTCATTATAATCTCTCGTATATTGTAATAAATTTAAACCTAAACCAAAATGGTTTGCTAACTGCAAACTTACTAATGATTTATGATCATTTTCTGGTAAAATTGTTGAATCATTGTCTTGCTCTTCTTGCATGTATTCCGGCGAATTAAAGCCATCATCAATCATATTAGGTGTAATTTCGGGTGGCGCGGTTTTCGTGGCCACTTTAGCTTGCACATTATGTATTGAAACTAAAAAAATCAAACTAGCAAAAATTAATAGGAGTGAACCCCCCCAGGATTTTCTTATGGTTTCTATTAGTTCCAGCTAATCGTGATGAATGATGAGACATTTTAACATACCGCTCCTGTTTTTGTTGGTATTTACACTTGTGAAATTAATTTCAGTTTAGTTGATTGCTGTGACGTTTGCAAATGCCCGAGCAAGCAAGATTGTAAATCATGCCAATTATTTTTCTCAAAAATAGCATTTTAAAGTTCCAATTTCAAAAATATCTTTCATACATCTAGAATTTATCTAAAATCATATATTTTTCTTTGAAATAATTGTTCATAAAAATATTTTTTATTTTTCCACAAAAAAGCGATAAACTTTATTGTTTATCGCTTTAGCTTATTGATATTGACGTTGATGACCCTTAATGCCCGTTAAGCGGTGACGGACTGCTACATCAGAAACATCGACCACTTGCTTTGAACCATCTGTGACTAAGCTTTGCTTGAACTGTTCTTCATATTCAGACATTGTCAAGCTGGTCCGATTAGCCAACAATGCTTGATGTGCTGCTGATTTTAATTGCGACTTAAAATCTGGTTGTAACGTTCCAAAGAACAATTCGGCTTCCGAACCAGAACCATAACTAAATAAACCAATTCGCTCACCAGCTTGTAAGTTCATATCATTTTCTAACAAGGAGATCAAACTTAAATATAACGACCCTGTGTAGATATTACCCACAATCTGCCCATATTGAATACTAGCTTCAAAGCGCTTCGTCAGACGTTGATAAGCTTGCGGTTGGATTTTGGTTTCTAAAGTGCGCAGTGCTTTGCGACCCATCTTTGAAAATGGAATATGAAATAATAACGCCGCTAATTCATCAACTTGAGTTAGTTTTTGCGCACTAGCTTGTTGCCATAAATCCGCAAACATGGAAAGATAGACTTCTTCAGAATATTTGCCTTGTGCGAAAGACTCCGTGGAATAATTGGGACGCCAAAAATCCCAAGTACTTTGACTGGCATAAACTGATTGTTCTTCTAGCGCTAAAATTTGGGGTTCAGCACTCACTAACATTGCGACTGCTCCGGCACCTTGTGTCACTTCGCCGGGACTATTTAAACCGTAACGAGCAATGTCACTGGCAATGACTAGGGCCTTTTGTGTTGGATGCTGGCGAACAAAATCCAACGCCAACTGCAAGCCCGCCGTAGCACCATAGCAAGCTTCTTTGATTTCTAAAGTCCGCATATTTGGGTGTAAATCCAATAAATCATGTACAAAAAGGGCAGATGCTTTGGACTGATCCACGCCACTTTCTGTGCCCACAATCAATAAACCTAACGCCGCTTGATCTAATGGTGTCAGCAGCTGTGCAGCCGCATTAGCCGCCATTGACACAATATCTTGATCTAACGGGGCTACGGCCATTTGCTTTTGCCCAATGCCAATTAAATATTTATTTGGATCCACTTGGCGCGCATGGGCTAGCGCCACCAAATCCAAACATTGATTTGGCGTGTAAAAATCAATTTTATCAATCCCAAACTGCATAATCGTCCTCCTAATTCTCACGTAAATGTTGCAAAATTGCCTGTGCCAACGACAAATTAGCTTGTTGTGGCTGTTTGCGTAATTGGGCCACTACCGCTTCCAACTCCGCACCGTTCGCGCCCGCCATTAAAGCCAAACTTTGCAATTGCAAATTCATATGTCCCGCTTGAATGCCACGTGTCACTAAAGCTCGCAAAGCGGCCAAATTAGACGCCAAACCGACGCTGGCAACAATGCTCATCAACTGTTTTGCTGATGGTTGTTGCAAAATTTTCAAACTCAGTTGCGCTAGCGGTAACGTCGAAATGGCGCCGCCAACTTGACCTAACGGTAACGGCAGTTCAATGGTGCCAACTAACTGATCATCTGTAATTTGCCATTGTGTCCATGTCGGATGTCGGTCAGTTAAATCGGCATAAGCTGCCGCATTGAGATTACGGGTATCATTGCCGGTTGCTAAAACCACAGCGTTCATCCCATTCATAGTTCCCTTATTGTGTGTAGCAGCACGTGAGGAGGACAACTGTGCAAATTGACTAGCCGCCACAATTTTCTTTGCGACCTGTTGACCAGCCATTTTTTTGGTTGCCAACTCTGCAAAAGTAAATTGAGCTTGAACTTGGACTCGTTGGTTAGGTACTTGATTCGATAAAATTGCCATCAATAATTCTAATTGTGGCAATTGCGTTGCCAAATAGTGAGCCACGGCTTCGGTTAAAGTATTGACCACATTAGCTCCCATGGCTTGCGCTGGATCAATCAACAACAAAAATTCTACAAATTCGCCCACTTGTCGGACGGTAATTTGCTTGAAGCCACCACCATGTTGCTCCAAACTCGGATGAGCTTTGGTAGCGACCGCTTTAATTTGGGCCAGATGTTGTGCCAAAAATTGCTCGGCATGCGCTAATTGTCCCATAAACACAATTTGACCGTTTAGTCCTTCACGCCGCACTTTAGTTTGAAAGCCACCTGCTTGTTGGCAACGCTTCGCCGCATTGCTGGCTGCCGCAATCACCGATGGTTCTTCTGTTGCCAGTGGCACCAAGTAAGATTTTCCATCAATGACAAAATTCTGCGCCAAGCCCAGTGGTACCCCAAATGCACCAATCTGATTTTCCACCAAATGACTCGCAATTTCCGTGGGTAAACCTTGACTAGGCGTTAAAAGTTTTAAATCAGCTGCACTCAAATAACCAGCCTGATATAATTGCTGTAAACGTTGTTCTGTGGATAACTCATAAAATTTGGTCATTGCAAATTCTCCACTTCAATCGCTAAACCTTGCCCGCCACCAACACACAAAGCTGCAATCCCTAAACACTGATGTGTGCGTTGCAATTGATGCAATAAAGTGGTGACAATGCGGGCACCAGAAGCTCCTAACGGATGCCCCAAAGCTAGAGCACCACCGTCAATATTGTATTGGGACGGCGCAATCCCGACTTCTTGTTGCACAACCAAACTTTGGCTGGCAAAAGCTTCATTAACTTCAAACAAATCAATTTGTTCAACTTTTTGCTGTTGCTGTGCCAATAATTGTTGAATTGCCAGCACCGGTGTATAACCCATCAATTCTGGTTGATAACCACTTTCTTGATAGGCGACAATTCGAGCTAACGGTGTCAACTGCAAAGCTTGTGCCTGTTGAGCCGTGGTCAGCATCAACAAGCTAGCCCCATCACTCAATGGCGAAGAATTACCGGCGGTCACTGAACCTTTTGCTTGATAAACCGGCTTCAGATTCGTTAACGCGTCTAATGTAGTTTGCGGACGTAAAACTTCATCTTGACTTAAAGAGGCAAACGGAATAATTTCGGCATCAAAGTGCCCGGCCGTTTGCGCTTGCGTGGCTTTTTGTTGTGAAAGTAACGCATATTCATCCAATTGTTGACGTGTTAAATGATATTGTTGATTCAAATTTTCCGCAGTGACGCCCATCGGATATTGACCAAACGCATCATTCAAGCCATCATAAAATAAACTATCAATAACTTCAGACTGATCAAAACTCTGCTTGCCATTACGGCGCACAAAACCCGGTGCTTGTGACATACTTTCCACACCACCGGCTAACACAAACTTGGCATCACCCAAGGTTAGTGCTCCTTGAGCCACCCGCAAGGCTTTTAACCCCGAACCACACACTTGATTGAGGGTCAGTGCTGTGCCCGCTACTGGCAAACCAGCGTTTAATTGAACTTGACGCGCCAAATTTTGTCCCAGACCGGTGGACAAAACATTGCCTAAAATCACTTGATCAATCAGTTGTGGATCAAATTGCTCTCGTATCAGAATTTGTTGAGCTAATTGCGTTGCCAAATCAACCGCACTTAAATTCTTCAAACTGCCCTGAAACTTGCCAATTGGCGTCCGATAAGCCGCCGTAATTACAATGTCATTGGGTTTCAAAAACTTCACTCCTGTAAGATTGCTATTATTTTGATGAAAGAAGAAACAAATGAATGTTCAAACCTTAATCCAACTTGTTGCCGATGTGAAACCAAATTTTCAACTTTACTATGAGGATAATCAGCGACAGCATCTTGGAATCTCCAGTATATCATCAAGCAAATCTAATACAAATCATTATTTAGAACTTAAAACCAGTTCACACACGTCCTACAAAATCTGGGAACTGCGCTTATTACTCAAAACTCAAGATCCAAAAGCCTTAATTGTAGTTGTCCACAAAAAAATTCATCACCAAATCTTTGGAATCAGATTCAGTGATGAATGCGTATACTTCAAATAAAATGCTTACTTATCAGTATTTTCTGCTGCTAATTTTTGTCCCAAATCAATCAAATATTGACGCAATTCGTCCTTAACTTCGGGGTGATTCAAACCATATTCAATGCTGGTTTTCATATAGCCAAACTTATTACCGACATCATAGCGCTGCCCCTTGAATTCATGAGCAAAGACCCGCTGCGTCTTATTCAAGCGGTCAATTGCATCTGTTAATTGAATTTCGTTGCCTGCACCAGGTTCTTGCGTATCCAACATCGCAAAAATATCTGGCGTCAACAAATACCGACCAATAATTGCCAAATTACTAGGCGCTTGTTCAACTGCCGGCTTTTCAACAAAGTTTTTAACACGGTATAACCCCGGATCCACTTCACCATCAGGATCAATAACTCCATATTTAGAAACTTCTTGCTTCGGCACTTGCATTACGGCCAACGTGGAGGCGTGCGTTTGATTGTAATCATTAATCAATTGCTTGGTCAATGGAATTTGATCAGACATCAAATCATCGCCTAACATCACCACAAAAGGTTCATCGCCGACAAATGACTTAGCTAAACTAACTGCATCACCCAAACCATTCGGATAAGATTGGCGTGTAAAATACAAATTCACCCCAATATGGGTTGTATTCTGCACAATTTTTAACAATTCATCCTTATGCTTTGCCTGCAAATTCTGCTCTAATTCAGGCGCCGAATCAAAATGATCTTCAATCGGCCGTTTACCCTTGCCAGTAATAATTAAAATATCTTCAATTCCTGAC contains:
- a CDS encoding OsmC family protein — encoded protein: MDRTTFRKMYETDIYNQAGVQGYAYVPHGISVAVSDPRKMDVPGTNPEQLLGLALSTCLNATLQAIEAEQGLEHQASVHVHVTMGKSNTGLEFLVEALVRIPNVSSEQAQKMLQLAEKRCPVSKLLSGSANYSVLLVDEDSLS
- a CDS encoding hydroxymethylglutaryl-CoA synthase, with the protein product MQFGIDKIDFYTPNQCLDLVALAHARQVDPNKYLIGIGQKQMAVAPLDQDIVSMAANAAAQLLTPLDQAALGLLIVGTESGVDQSKASALFVHDLLDLHPNMRTLEIKEACYGATAGLQLALDFVRQHPTQKALVIASDIARYGLNSPGEVTQGAGAVAMLVSAEPQILALEEQSVYASQSTWDFWRPNYSTESFAQGKYSEEVYLSMFADLWQQASAQKLTQVDELAALLFHIPFSKMGRKALRTLETKIQPQAYQRLTKRFEASIQYGQIVGNIYTGSLYLSLISLLENDMNLQAGERIGLFSYGSGSEAELFFGTLQPDFKSQLKSAAHQALLANRTSLTMSEYEEQFKQSLVTDGSKQVVDVSDVAVRHRLTGIKGHQRQYQ
- a CDS encoding hydroxymethylglutaryl-CoA reductase, degradative → MTKFYELSTEQRLQQLYQAGYLSAADLKLLTPSQGLPTEIASHLVENQIGAFGVPLGLAQNFVIDGKSYLVPLATEEPSVIAAASNAAKRCQQAGGFQTKVRREGLNGQIVFMGQLAHAEQFLAQHLAQIKAVATKAHPSLEQHGGGFKQITVRQVGEFVEFLLLIDPAQAMGANVVNTLTEAVAHYLATQLPQLELLMAILSNQVPNQRVQVQAQFTFAELATKKMAGQQVAKKIVAASQFAQLSSSRAATHNKGTMNGMNAVVLATGNDTRNLNAAAYADLTDRHPTWTQWQITDDQLVGTIELPLPLGQVGGAISTLPLAQLSLKILQQPSAKQLMSIVASVGLASNLAALRALVTRGIQAGHMNLQLQSLALMAGANGAELEAVVAQLRKQPQQANLSLAQAILQHLREN
- a CDS encoding thiolase family protein, with translation MKPNDIVITAAYRTPIGKFQGSLKNLSAVDLATQLAQQILIREQFDPQLIDQVILGNVLSTGLGQNLARQVQLNAGLPVAGTALTLNQVCGSGLKALRVAQGALTLGDAKFVLAGGVESMSQAPGFVRRNGKQSFDQSEVIDSLFYDGLNDAFGQYPMGVTAENLNQQYHLTRQQLDEYALLSQQKATQAQTAGHFDAEIIPFASLSQDEVLRPQTTLDALTNLKPVYQAKGSVTAGNSSPLSDGASLLMLTTAQQAQALQLTPLARIVAYQESGYQPELMGYTPVLAIQQLLAQQQQKVEQIDLFEVNEAFASQSLVVQQEVGIAPSQYNIDGGALALGHPLGASGARIVTTLLHQLQRTHQCLGIAALCVGGGQGLAIEVENLQ
- the galU gene encoding UTP--glucose-1-phosphate uridylyltransferase GalU — its product is MVKVRKAVIPAAGLGTRFLPITKAMAKEMLPIVDKPTIQFIVEEAKASGIEDILIITGKGKRPIEDHFDSAPELEQNLQAKHKDELLKIVQNTTHIGVNLYFTRQSYPNGLGDAVSLAKSFVGDEPFVVMLGDDLMSDQIPLTKQLINDYNQTHASTLAVMQVPKQEVSKYGVIDPDGEVDPGLYRVKNFVEKPAVEQAPSNLAIIGRYLLTPDIFAMLDTQEPGAGNEIQLTDAIDRLNKTQRVFAHEFKGQRYDVGNKFGYMKTSIEYGLNHPEVKDELRQYLIDLGQKLAAENTDK